A single window of Agromyces aureus DNA harbors:
- a CDS encoding MIP/aquaporin family protein has protein sequence MTDESPQPSPAPLARRLVAEFLGTGLLVAIVVGSGIAASQLSPEDVGLQLLENSLATTLGLAVLIAVFAPLSGAHFNPVVSLADWWLSRRSGDPGFAVRDVAPYAAAQVLGAIAGAVLANAMFDVPAAIATTMRATPSTLLAEVVATAGLVLVIFALVRSGNARIIPAAVGAYIGAAYWFTSSTSFANPAVTIGRIFSDTFAGIAPASVLPFLVAQLVGAVIGVVLVSFLFPVHAAATERDWSKVPAEVAK, from the coding sequence ATGACCGACGAGTCACCCCAGCCCAGCCCTGCCCCGCTCGCCCGCCGCCTCGTCGCCGAATTCCTCGGAACCGGGCTGCTCGTCGCGATCGTCGTCGGATCCGGGATCGCCGCATCCCAGCTTTCCCCGGAGGACGTCGGCCTGCAGTTGCTGGAGAACAGCCTCGCCACCACACTCGGCCTGGCCGTCCTGATCGCGGTCTTCGCGCCGCTCTCGGGTGCGCACTTCAACCCCGTCGTCTCGCTCGCCGACTGGTGGCTCTCCCGCAGGAGTGGCGATCCCGGCTTCGCCGTCCGCGACGTCGCACCCTACGCCGCCGCGCAGGTGCTCGGCGCGATCGCGGGCGCAGTGCTCGCGAACGCGATGTTCGACGTGCCCGCCGCGATCGCCACCACGATGCGTGCGACACCGTCGACACTGCTCGCCGAGGTCGTCGCGACCGCCGGACTCGTGCTTGTGATCTTCGCCCTCGTGCGCAGCGGAAACGCCCGGATCATCCCTGCCGCGGTCGGCGCGTACATCGGAGCGGCGTACTGGTTCACCAGCTCCACCTCGTTCGCCAACCCTGCCGTGACGATCGGGCGCATCTTCTCCGACACGTTCGCCGGCATCGCCCCGGCCTCAGTCCTCCCATTCCTTGTCGCACAGCTCGTCGGCGCAGTCATCGGCGTCGTGCTGGTCAGCTTCCTCTTCCCGGTCCACGCCGCAGCGACGGAGCGAGACTGGAGCAAGGTTCCCGCCGAAGTAGCCAAATGA
- a CDS encoding arsenate reductase ArsC: MSTEKPSVLFVCVHNAGRSQMAAGYLRELGGDRVEVRSAGSEPKDQINPIAVEAMSEEGIDITGNTPKILTVDAVKESDVVITMGCGDACPIFPGKRYEDWELEDPAGQGIEAVRPIRDEIRRRVEELISELLPAPATA, encoded by the coding sequence ATGAGCACTGAGAAGCCTTCCGTCCTGTTCGTCTGCGTCCACAATGCCGGCCGCTCCCAGATGGCCGCCGGGTACCTTCGCGAGCTCGGCGGGGACCGCGTCGAGGTCCGCTCGGCCGGGTCCGAGCCGAAGGACCAAATCAACCCGATCGCCGTCGAAGCGATGTCCGAAGAGGGCATCGACATCACCGGCAACACCCCGAAGATCCTCACCGTCGACGCGGTGAAAGAATCCGACGTCGTCATCACCATGGGCTGCGGCGACGCCTGCCCAATCTTCCCCGGCAAGCGCTACGAGGACTGGGAACTCGAAGACCCGGCCGGCCAGGGCATCGAGGCCGTCCGCCCCATCCGCGACGAGATCCGCCGCCGCGTCGAAGAGCTCATCAGCGAACTCCTTCCCGCGCCCGCCACCGCCTGA
- a CDS encoding arsenate reductase ArsC, with translation MNRTEQPPLLTPDSVLHRASERLAARFDGIFSEETVERVVFESYTALARTAKVNTHLPSLATRFAQDRLTALAQSKGAIAKPVPEVLFVCVQNAGRSQMAAAYLRELGGDRIHVRSAGSQPASDLGTSVVQVMTEAGIDLAQEFPKPLTDDVVRAADVVITMGCGDACPVYPGKQYLDWHLDDPDELTLDEVRRVRDQIRTNVEQLLHTLEAAPHD, from the coding sequence ATGAACCGCACCGAGCAGCCACCGCTCCTCACGCCCGACTCCGTGCTGCACCGGGCCAGCGAACGCCTCGCCGCCCGCTTCGACGGGATCTTCAGCGAAGAGACCGTTGAACGGGTGGTCTTCGAGTCGTACACCGCGCTCGCACGCACGGCGAAGGTCAATACCCATCTGCCCAGCCTTGCCACGCGATTCGCGCAGGACCGGCTGACCGCGCTCGCGCAGTCGAAGGGCGCGATCGCGAAGCCGGTGCCCGAGGTGCTGTTCGTGTGCGTGCAGAACGCCGGCCGATCGCAGATGGCTGCCGCGTACCTCCGGGAACTCGGCGGCGACCGCATCCACGTCCGGTCGGCAGGATCCCAGCCCGCCTCCGACCTGGGAACGTCCGTCGTCCAGGTCATGACCGAGGCCGGCATCGACCTCGCCCAGGAGTTCCCGAAGCCGCTCACCGACGACGTCGTCCGCGCCGCGGACGTCGTGATCACGATGGGCTGCGGCGACGCCTGCCCCGTCTACCCCGGCAAGCAATACCTCGACTGGCACCTCGACGACCCCGACGAGCTCACCCTCGACGAGGTCCGCCGAGTCCGCGACCAGATCCGAACCAACGTCGAACAGCTGCTGCACACCCTGGAGGCCGCACCCCATGACTGA
- the trxB gene encoding thioredoxin-disulfide reductase, whose protein sequence is MTENPIENVVVIGSGPSGYTAAVYLARAGLAPVVLASSVEAGGALVTTTEVENYPGFSTGIMGPELMDQMREQAERFGARIVYDDATEVELTSAVKTIRTINGVEYRAHTVVLAMGSAYRKLGIEGEERLTGRGVSWCATCDGFFFKGKDIAVVGGGDSALEEAMFLTRFADSVTLVHRRDSLRGSRIMQERAFANPKIRPYWNAEVIAVEGNDGLERLRLRDTTTGAGAALDATGLFIAIGHDPRSDLVAGQIDLDDDGYVKVAHPSTRTNLDGVFACGDLVDKRYRQAITAAGTGCAAALDAEHYLAAHGLADPVEEQPAVILETT, encoded by the coding sequence ATGACTGAGAACCCCATCGAAAACGTCGTCGTCATCGGCTCGGGCCCCTCCGGCTACACCGCCGCCGTGTACTTGGCCCGCGCCGGCCTGGCACCGGTCGTGCTCGCAAGCTCAGTCGAAGCGGGCGGCGCCCTGGTCACCACGACCGAGGTCGAGAACTATCCCGGCTTCTCCACGGGCATCATGGGCCCCGAACTCATGGACCAGATGCGCGAACAGGCCGAACGCTTCGGCGCCCGCATCGTCTACGACGACGCCACCGAAGTCGAACTCACCAGCGCAGTCAAGACAATCCGCACCATCAACGGCGTCGAATACCGCGCCCACACCGTCGTGCTCGCGATGGGCTCGGCCTACCGCAAGCTCGGCATCGAGGGCGAGGAACGACTGACCGGCCGAGGCGTGTCCTGGTGCGCGACCTGCGACGGGTTCTTCTTCAAAGGCAAAGACATCGCCGTCGTCGGCGGCGGCGACTCCGCACTCGAGGAAGCCATGTTCCTCACCCGCTTCGCCGACTCGGTCACCCTCGTGCACCGCCGCGACTCACTCCGCGGCTCCCGCATCATGCAAGAACGAGCATTCGCCAACCCGAAGATCCGCCCCTACTGGAACGCCGAAGTCATCGCCGTCGAAGGCAACGACGGACTCGAGCGACTCCGACTCCGCGACACCACGACCGGAGCAGGCGCCGCACTCGACGCGACCGGACTCTTCATCGCGATCGGCCACGACCCACGCAGTGACCTCGTTGCCGGCCAGATCGACCTAGACGACGACGGCTACGTCAAGGTCGCGCACCCCTCGACGCGGACCAACCTCGACGGGGTCTTCGCCTGCGGCGACCTCGTCGACAAGCGCTACCGCCAAGCCATCACCGCCGCGGGGACAGGATGCGCGGCCGCGCTCGACGCCGAGCACTACCTCGCAGCCCACGGCCTCGCCGATCCAGTGGAGGAACAGCCCGCGGTCATTCTCGAAACGACCTGA
- a CDS encoding DUF305 domain-containing protein → MATILLAGCTSTGPSGEMSGMDHGSPSATSDSDPAADFNDADVAFAMSMIVHHQQAIEMSDVLLEKDGVDPDVAELAETIKDAQQPEIDTMTQWLDDWGQPMDSSGMDGMDHDGMMMSEDDMAALESATGAEASALFLEQMIIHHEGAIDMAETQVAEGQNPDAIALAEKIIDDQSAEIQQMRDLLASS, encoded by the coding sequence ATGGCCACCATCCTTCTCGCCGGCTGCACCAGCACCGGCCCGTCAGGTGAAATGTCCGGCATGGACCATGGCTCGCCATCCGCGACGTCCGACAGCGACCCGGCCGCCGATTTCAATGACGCAGATGTCGCGTTTGCGATGAGCATGATCGTCCACCATCAGCAAGCCATCGAGATGTCCGATGTGCTGCTCGAGAAGGACGGCGTCGATCCCGACGTCGCCGAGCTCGCAGAGACCATCAAAGACGCCCAACAGCCTGAGATCGACACCATGACGCAATGGCTCGATGACTGGGGCCAGCCGATGGACTCCTCTGGAATGGACGGCATGGACCACGACGGGATGATGATGTCCGAGGACGACATGGCGGCACTTGAATCCGCGACGGGCGCAGAAGCATCAGCGCTGTTCCTCGAACAGATGATCATCCATCACGAGGGAGCCATCGACATGGCCGAAACACAGGTCGCAGAAGGGCAGAACCCGGACGCGATCGCGCTCGCTGAGAAGATCATCGACGATCAATCTGCCGAGATCCAGCAAATGCGCGACCTGCTCGCGTCCAGCTGA